TCGATCATGAATGCATCCTCAACCGGAACGTTTAGATCGCACGCACCGTGAATTACAAGCACCGGCTTTTGTATGTACTTGAACTGGTTTTTCGGTGAGTGTTCGGGTAAATAGCAGATCGGGTCGTGCCGGATCCTCCACGTTTTTCCCTTGTAGCTGAAGCAGTGTTCGGCCTCACCCATCATCGCTCTTTCTATAAGCATCTGGAGGTTCAGTCCTATAACCAGGCCCACTGGGTCGTTCTCCTCCACCCATTGGAGGTTTTCCGGGCTCTGCGCGGCATATTCTGCCACTCTTCGGTAGTTGAAGATCATCATCTCTGCATAGTCCCTGTAAAGACCTCCCTGTAGAATGTAGGCTCTAGCACTCCTCTCCTTTTTAGCCAGAAGACATGCTGTGTAGACTCCAGCGCTTTGACCTAGAACGGCGATTCTTTCGGGATCTATGAGATCAAGAGAAGATAGCGCCCGATAGGCAGCAATTGCATCTTCGGCATCCTGAAGGTACCCTCCCTCATAGAGAGGAGCTTCGCTCTCTCCAATACCTCTTCTGTCCCATGAGAATGTTGCAAATCCTTCAGAGGCCAATCTTTTTGAAATCTCCAGAAAGAAATTCTTTTTGGGTGGTGGCCTTCCGGCAGGCCTGTTTAAGAGATTTCCGTCCCTGTCCTGCTCGAGGGATCCATGAATCAGAAGGACTGCAGGTAAAGGATCTTTAATCCCAACTGGATACCTGAGGACTCCAGCAAGCCGTAAGGAGCTGCTGTAAAAGATAACCGGTTTTTCACCCATCACCTTTTCTCCGGACACGACTAATCCCATCCTGTATCTCTGGTCATTATCAGATAGAGGAACATGGGTACCCCTATGAATGAGATGACGATCCCTATAGGTATGATTATTGGCGCCAGGATCACTCTTCCAACGATGTCAGCCCCGATCACAAGGATAGAGCCGACAACGCATGAGGCGGGAAGGAGAAACCTGTGGTCGCTTCCCAGTACCATCCTGGCAACGTGTGGTGCAACCAACCCCACAAAACCGATTATCCCTGTGAAGCAGACTATCGCAGCCGTGATGAAGGACGATAGCAGAAGCGACACATTTCTCACTCGAGCCACATTTATCCCGAGGCTTTTAGCAGCCTCATCGCCTCCAGCGAACATTATATTCAGGTCCCATGAGAGACGGATAAAAACTGGCATCGACAGGAGAAACACTACAGTGACCACTGTCAGTTTGTGCCAGTCGGCTCCGGAGAGAGTTCCAAAGGTCCAGTTGACCATGGCATTGAGCTGCTGCTCATTCGCAAAGAACTGTAGTATCGCCGTCAACGATCCAAAGAAGTACGTTAGCGCTATACCCGCAAGGACCATAGTCTCGGGGGACGATCTCTTCAAGCGGCTTATAAAAAATACCAGGAAACCACAGCCGATAGCTGATATGAAGGCGCTCAGGATTATAATGTACGTTCCGATACCCGCATAACCTACCCCGAATATTATTGCCATCGAGGCACCGAAGGCCGCGGCAGATGATATCCCCACAGTGAACGGACTGACAAGAGGATTTCTTGTTACACCCTGCATCACCGCCCCTGCTACCCCCAGCCCCGCCCCTGCCACTATACCCATAAAGATACGGGGAAGCCTGAGATGCCAGATTATCGATTTCACGAAGGGATCGCTTTCTACAAATGGGAAGTACCTCGATAGTATCGCACGAAAAACCTCGCTCCAGCTTTCTGTGGCACCCCCAAGGGAGGCCGATAAAACAGCCAGAAACAGCATAATGGCAAGGCTCACAATCAGAAACATAATCTTCCGTGCGATAAACTCCGAATAGGCTTGCCTAGCATCCTTACTGTCAGCCTTCTCTGTTATCTTTAAAGACGTGCTCGTAATTCTATTTGGAAGATGCATAAGGTCTATCAGCTCCCAAGACGGTTCATAGAGTCGCAGCTGATCGCACCAGGAGCACATTAACGGGTGTGGGAACAGCTGTATAATTATCTCTAAAAATCAGGGGTTGGGATAGAGGTATATGCCTCTGTACTCCAACCCCTGGAACCTCTTCAGATACTCTCTGTAGAACTCTATCGGATCCAGATCCTTGAACTTATCCGGATATAGCACCTTGGCCAGGAAGACAGGTCCAAACTTCTTACCGGCCCCGCCGGTTACGTCGAAGCTTATGACATAGACCTCGCCGTTCTTAACTGCCTTTGTGTTCGCAAGCTCAGGCCGGCTCATGATCTCATCTCGAATGGCCTTGAACTGCTCCTCACTCTCTGCGTTCCATCCTAAAGTGGTACCCTTGAATATCACGTCAGGATTCCTTCTGGCAACGTCCTCAGGATCAACCTCAAAGGCCAGCTCTGATCTCTCAGGGTACAGGTCCTTGCCGCCTGCAGCGCGGATCATATTGGGTATTCCGCTGCCGTAGCCTGCTCCACCATAGGTGAGATATTTTTTGGCGCCCTCGAAATAAACGGTCTTGCGATCTGAGTCCGGTATCGTGGCAAGTGTCCGGTTGATCAGGTCATAATAGCTCCTGAAGAATGACATGTATTCCTCGGCTTCGGCTTCCTTTCCAAGCATCCTGCCAAGCGTTCTTATCTCATCGAACCAGACCTCGGTCCTGTAGAAATCCAGCCCCACAACCTTTATCCCAAATGGTTCCAGCTTCTTTTGCACCTCATCGGGCTCTGGTGGATACCCGGCTGACAGGCATATGACAACATCGGGTTTCAACTCGGCTATCTTCTCATAGTTCGGCTCCTCTTGAGTTCCCACCACAGGCACGTTTGCCAGCTCTGGAAGTGTTCCCTTATCCACCTCATCTTTGGTTGACTGATCCATGCCTACAATTCTGTCCACCGCCCCCAGTGCTCGCATCTCTTTAGCTGGGTTGCTCCAAAGAACCACCACAGACTTCACAGGATATGGGACTGTTACCTCCCTTCCAGCGGAATCTACTATAGTTATGACCTCATCAGAGCTCGATGCATATGCTCCTA
The Methanothrix sp. DNA segment above includes these coding regions:
- a CDS encoding alpha/beta fold hydrolase gives rise to the protein MGLVVSGEKVMGEKPVIFYSSSLRLAGVLRYPVGIKDPLPAVLLIHGSLEQDRDGNLLNRPAGRPPPKKNFFLEISKRLASEGFATFSWDRRGIGESEAPLYEGGYLQDAEDAIAAYRALSSLDLIDPERIAVLGQSAGVYTACLLAKKERSARAYILQGGLYRDYAEMMIFNYRRVAEYAAQSPENLQWVEENDPVGLVIGLNLQMLIERAMMGEAEHCFSYKGKTWRIRHDPICYLPEHSPKNQFKYIQKPVLVIHGACDLNVPVEDAFMIERDLKEHGNDNVELIIIPDADHSFQQIAESYDQRLRERMSLESFRRPYREEYFMAVTSFLKRRL
- a CDS encoding iron ABC transporter permease, which codes for MHLPNRITSTSLKITEKADSKDARQAYSEFIARKIMFLIVSLAIMLFLAVLSASLGGATESWSEVFRAILSRYFPFVESDPFVKSIIWHLRLPRIFMGIVAGAGLGVAGAVMQGVTRNPLVSPFTVGISSAAAFGASMAIIFGVGYAGIGTYIIILSAFISAIGCGFLVFFISRLKRSSPETMVLAGIALTYFFGSLTAILQFFANEQQLNAMVNWTFGTLSGADWHKLTVVTVVFLLSMPVFIRLSWDLNIMFAGGDEAAKSLGINVARVRNVSLLLSSFITAAIVCFTGIIGFVGLVAPHVARMVLGSDHRFLLPASCVVGSILVIGADIVGRVILAPIIIPIGIVISFIGVPMFLYLIMTRDTGWD
- a CDS encoding ABC transporter substrate-binding protein; the protein is MALGIGAYASSSDEVITIVDSAGREVTVPYPVKSVVVLWSNPAKEMRALGAVDRIVGMDQSTKDEVDKGTLPELANVPVVGTQEEPNYEKIAELKPDVVICLSAGYPPEPDEVQKKLEPFGIKVVGLDFYRTEVWFDEIRTLGRMLGKEAEAEEYMSFFRSYYDLINRTLATIPDSDRKTVYFEGAKKYLTYGGAGYGSGIPNMIRAAGGKDLYPERSELAFEVDPEDVARRNPDVIFKGTTLGWNAESEEQFKAIRDEIMSRPELANTKAVKNGEVYVISFDVTGGAGKKFGPVFLAKVLYPDKFKDLDPIEFYREYLKRFQGLEYRGIYLYPNP